In Amycolatopsis coloradensis, one genomic interval encodes:
- a CDS encoding SDR family oxidoreductase, producing the protein MRPLGNVLITGGASGLGAATVEAVREAGGTPLVVDRVEPAADVAFVQADLADSAAAASAVNALAERAGGIDGVFTAAGTDACGALDEVSTEDWERVVRVNLLGTAAVVRAALPHLRLSHGTVVTCASTLGLRVAGDASAYCASKFGVVGFTRALAMELAGRVGVTLLVPGGMHTAFFDDRAEQYKPPPDAKLNQPEHVAASVVFALSQPPGCEVRELVVCASEEGSWP; encoded by the coding sequence ATGCGCCCTCTCGGCAATGTCCTGATCACCGGCGGCGCCTCCGGACTCGGTGCCGCGACCGTCGAAGCCGTCCGTGAAGCGGGTGGTACACCCCTCGTCGTCGACCGCGTCGAACCGGCGGCCGACGTCGCCTTCGTCCAGGCCGACCTGGCCGATTCCGCCGCGGCCGCGAGCGCCGTGAACGCACTCGCCGAACGAGCGGGCGGGATCGACGGCGTCTTCACCGCGGCGGGGACCGACGCGTGCGGCGCGCTCGACGAAGTGTCCACAGAGGACTGGGAACGCGTGGTCCGGGTCAACCTGCTCGGTACGGCCGCGGTCGTCCGCGCGGCGCTGCCCCATCTGCGGCTGAGCCACGGCACGGTGGTGACCTGCGCGTCGACGCTGGGGCTGCGGGTGGCCGGGGACGCGAGCGCCTACTGCGCCTCGAAATTCGGCGTCGTCGGCTTCACCAGGGCACTCGCCATGGAGCTGGCGGGCCGGGTCGGGGTGACGCTGCTCGTCCCCGGCGGCATGCACACCGCGTTCTTCGACGACCGGGCCGAGCAGTACAAGCCGCCGCCGGACGCGAAACTCAACCAGCCCGAGCACGTTGCGGCGTCGGTGGTGTTCGCCCTCTCCCAGCCGCCCGGCTGCGAGGTCCGCGAACTCGTGGTGTGCGCTTCGGAAGAAGGGTCCTGGCCGTGA
- a CDS encoding PfkB family carbohydrate kinase, whose product MRPLVVLGDALLDVDVDGTSDRLCPDAPVPVVDLAREWRRPGGAGLAALLAARSTAEVVLVTPLGGDQAGRTLAGLLEREVRVVPMPLCGTTVTKTRVRAAGQSLVRLDSGDGRAEYSPLTAGVRDALRSAGAILVADYGRGVTGHPEVRKLLAELARTIPVVWDPHPRGAEPVAGIRLATPNLAEAEQLTEARGDADDLAKQMHALWKADAVCVTTGSRGAVLTEGGPCTTFRPPSGVVAKDTCGAGDRFASAVTAALLDGASTADAVATGVETAARFVATGGAATLSTVDNEPRPETTHHGASAFDVAARVRARGGRLVATGGCFDLLHPGHASLLRQARALGDALVVCLNSDASVRGLKGPGRPIVTARDRARLLTELASVDAVVVFDEPDPAAVLDRLRPDVWVKGGDYADTELPESAVVRRHGGEIVLIPTIRGYSTSRLVAAAEGA is encoded by the coding sequence GTGAGGCCGCTGGTCGTGCTGGGCGACGCCTTGCTGGACGTCGACGTCGACGGCACGTCGGACCGGCTCTGCCCGGACGCGCCGGTCCCTGTGGTCGACCTCGCCCGCGAATGGCGGCGGCCGGGCGGCGCCGGGCTGGCCGCGTTGCTCGCGGCGCGGTCCACCGCCGAGGTCGTCCTCGTCACCCCGCTGGGCGGCGACCAGGCGGGCCGGACCCTGGCCGGGCTGCTGGAGCGCGAGGTCCGGGTGGTGCCGATGCCGTTGTGCGGCACCACCGTCACCAAAACCCGCGTCCGCGCCGCCGGGCAGTCGCTGGTCCGTCTCGACAGCGGTGACGGCAGGGCGGAGTACTCGCCGCTCACCGCCGGCGTCCGTGATGCGCTGCGTTCGGCGGGCGCGATCCTCGTCGCCGACTACGGCCGCGGCGTCACCGGCCATCCGGAGGTCCGCAAGCTGCTCGCCGAACTGGCGCGCACGATCCCGGTCGTCTGGGATCCGCATCCCCGCGGAGCTGAGCCCGTGGCGGGAATCCGCCTCGCGACCCCGAACCTCGCCGAAGCCGAGCAGCTCACCGAAGCCCGCGGCGACGCCGACGACCTGGCGAAGCAGATGCACGCGCTCTGGAAGGCCGACGCGGTCTGTGTCACCACGGGCTCGCGCGGCGCGGTGCTGACCGAGGGCGGCCCGTGCACGACGTTCCGGCCGCCGTCGGGCGTCGTCGCCAAGGACACTTGCGGCGCGGGTGACCGCTTCGCGTCCGCGGTCACCGCCGCGCTCCTCGACGGGGCGTCCACCGCCGACGCGGTGGCCACCGGGGTCGAGACGGCCGCACGCTTCGTCGCCACCGGCGGCGCCGCCACGTTGTCCACTGTGGACAACGAACCGCGGCCGGAGACCACGCACCACGGTGCTTCGGCGTTCGACGTGGCCGCGCGGGTCCGCGCGCGAGGTGGCAGGCTCGTCGCCACCGGTGGCTGTTTCGACCTGCTGCACCCCGGCCACGCCAGCCTGCTCCGGCAGGCACGTGCGTTGGGTGACGCCCTCGTCGTATGCCTCAATTCCGACGCCTCCGTGCGCGGCCTGAAAGGACCGGGACGGCCGATCGTGACCGCCCGGGACCGCGCCAGGTTGCTCACCGAACTCGCCTCGGTCGACGCCGTCGTGGTGTTCGACGAGCCCGATCCCGCCGCGGTGCTGGACCGCCTCCGCCCGGACGTCTGGGTCAAGGGCGGCGACTACGCGGACACTGAGCTCCCCGAAAGCGCCGTCGTGCGCAGGCACGGCGGCGAGATCGTCCTGATCCCGACCATCCGCGGCTATTCCACCTCCCGGCTGGTGGCCGCGGCGGAAGGAGCATGA
- a CDS encoding SIS domain-containing protein: MIEEHFAALSEAAGKSASWSPKIRDWGDHLATVLSSGGRLLACGNGGSAAEAQHLTGELVGRFRNDRQPFSAIALHADTSAVTAIVNDYGEHEVFARQVRAHGRPGDVLVCLSTSGGSQNVVAAAKAAHELGVTTWAITGPSPNPLAALCADAIPVEAPSMATVQEVHLALVHALCTAFDHALGVPT; encoded by the coding sequence GTGATCGAAGAACACTTCGCAGCATTGAGCGAGGCCGCCGGGAAGTCCGCTTCCTGGTCGCCGAAGATCCGTGACTGGGGTGACCATCTGGCCACCGTGCTGTCGTCCGGCGGACGGCTGCTCGCGTGCGGCAACGGCGGGAGCGCCGCCGAGGCGCAGCACCTCACCGGTGAGCTGGTGGGCCGGTTCCGCAACGACCGGCAGCCGTTTTCGGCGATCGCCCTGCACGCGGACACCTCCGCCGTGACGGCCATCGTGAACGACTACGGCGAGCACGAGGTGTTCGCCCGGCAGGTGCGCGCGCACGGCCGTCCCGGCGACGTCCTCGTCTGCCTTTCCACCAGCGGGGGGAGCCAGAACGTCGTCGCGGCCGCGAAGGCCGCCCACGAACTCGGCGTGACCACCTGGGCGATCACCGGCCCCTCCCCCAACCCGCTGGCCGCGCTGTGCGCCGACGCGATCCCGGTGGAGGCGCCGTCGATGGCCACCGTGCAGGAGGTCCACCTCGCGCTGGTGCACGCCCTGTGCACCGCGTTCGACCACGCGCTCGGGGTGCCCACGTGA
- a CDS encoding UDP-glucose dehydrogenase family protein, whose translation MGVIGAGYVGLTSAACFTHLGHQVACVDNNRSKVDTLRRGEVTIVEPGLTELVRNGLSSGRLRFTTTPDELSDVDFVFLCLPTPEGKDGAADVRVLEEVVATLPGLLRSGCVVVTKSTVPVGTGTRLAELLGRPDLPVVSNPEFLREGHAVEDFLKPDRIVLGSVPENRAPAERVAALYGETNAPVWFTDPASAELAKYASNAFLALKVSYVNVLAELCEHYGADIRDVGRLMGLDSRIGPAFLVPGPGWGGSCLPKDTAALLRTAEHAGVDFGILRDAMKANARQRAAVVRKIRLAITGVSDGSLSGIRIGLLGLAFKAGTGDLRDSPALAVARELARSGAVLTAYDPGVESVEPDIVQVVDDPYLVAKDAAALVVLTEWPEFRELDWDRLAAATERAVVVDARNLLDPATVSEAGFTHTGLGTDPNRRTG comes from the coding sequence GTGGGCGTGATCGGCGCCGGCTACGTCGGGCTCACGAGCGCCGCGTGCTTCACGCATCTGGGACATCAGGTGGCCTGCGTCGACAACAATCGATCCAAAGTGGACACTTTGCGGCGCGGTGAGGTCACGATCGTCGAGCCGGGGCTCACGGAACTCGTCCGGAACGGGCTGAGCAGCGGCCGACTCCGGTTCACCACCACGCCGGACGAGCTGTCCGATGTGGACTTCGTCTTCCTCTGCCTGCCCACTCCGGAAGGGAAGGACGGCGCCGCCGACGTCCGGGTGCTGGAAGAGGTCGTGGCCACGCTTCCCGGCCTGCTGCGGTCCGGCTGTGTCGTCGTCACCAAGTCCACCGTCCCGGTCGGCACCGGGACCCGGCTGGCGGAACTGCTCGGACGGCCGGATCTGCCCGTGGTGAGCAATCCCGAGTTCCTCCGCGAGGGGCACGCCGTCGAGGACTTCCTGAAGCCCGACCGGATCGTCCTCGGCTCGGTGCCGGAGAACCGGGCGCCCGCCGAACGGGTGGCCGCGTTGTACGGCGAGACGAACGCGCCGGTGTGGTTCACCGATCCGGCCAGTGCCGAGCTGGCGAAATACGCCAGCAACGCGTTCCTGGCGCTAAAAGTGTCCTATGTGAACGTCCTCGCCGAACTGTGCGAGCATTACGGCGCCGACATCCGCGACGTCGGGCGGCTCATGGGGCTCGATTCCCGGATCGGCCCCGCCTTCCTCGTGCCCGGCCCCGGCTGGGGCGGCTCGTGCCTGCCCAAGGACACCGCCGCGCTGCTGCGGACCGCCGAACACGCGGGCGTCGACTTCGGCATCCTGCGTGACGCCATGAAGGCCAACGCCCGCCAGCGGGCGGCCGTGGTGCGGAAGATCCGCCTCGCGATCACCGGTGTTTCGGACGGTTCGCTCTCGGGCATCCGTATCGGGCTGCTCGGATTGGCGTTCAAGGCGGGGACCGGGGATCTGCGCGATTCCCCCGCGCTCGCGGTCGCGCGGGAGCTCGCCAGGAGCGGCGCGGTGTTGACCGCGTACGACCCCGGCGTCGAGTCCGTCGAACCGGACATCGTCCAGGTCGTCGACGACCCGTACCTGGTCGCGAAGGACGCGGCGGCGCTGGTGGTGCTCACCGAGTGGCCCGAGTTCCGCGAGCTCGACTGGGACCGGCTCGCCGCCGCCACCGAACGCGCCGTCGTCGTCGACGCCAGGAATCTCCTGGACCCGGCGACCGTCAGCGAAGCGGGCTTCACCCATACGGGGCTCGGTACCGATCCGAACAGGAGGACAGGATGA
- a CDS encoding flavodoxin family protein, translated as MTQPLKALALVCSLKPSPAPSSSALIAQQLLDELAGCGATGELVRVVDHDVKPGVEGDMGDGDAWPGIRRKIAAADILLISTPTWVGHMSSVAQRVLERLDAELSETDDEGRPAMFGKVGVTAVVGNEDGAHKITADLFQALNDVGFTVPAQGGTYWNGEAMKGGDYNDLDETPEAVASTNATLARNAVHLANLLRERQYPPS; from the coding sequence ATGACCCAGCCGTTGAAGGCCCTCGCACTGGTGTGCTCGCTCAAACCGTCTCCCGCGCCGTCGAGCAGCGCGCTGATCGCCCAGCAGCTGCTCGACGAACTGGCCGGGTGCGGCGCCACCGGTGAACTCGTGCGCGTGGTCGACCACGACGTCAAACCCGGCGTGGAAGGCGACATGGGCGACGGCGACGCCTGGCCGGGGATCCGCCGGAAGATCGCCGCGGCCGACATCCTGCTGATCTCGACGCCGACCTGGGTCGGCCACATGTCCAGTGTGGCCCAGCGCGTGCTGGAACGGCTCGACGCCGAACTGTCCGAAACGGACGACGAAGGCAGGCCCGCGATGTTCGGCAAGGTCGGTGTCACCGCCGTCGTCGGCAACGAGGACGGCGCGCACAAGATCACCGCCGACCTGTTCCAGGCCCTCAACGACGTCGGTTTCACCGTGCCCGCCCAGGGCGGGACGTATTGGAACGGCGAGGCGATGAAGGGCGGGGACTACAACGATCTCGACGAGACGCCCGAAGCGGTCGCCTCGACCAACGCGACCCTCGCGCGCAACGCCGTCCACTTGGCGAACCTGCTGCGGGAGCGGCAGTATCCCCCTTCCTGA
- a CDS encoding glycosyltransferase family 9 protein — MAVTGGILVLRALGLGDLLTAVPALRALRRAFDGERLVLAAPENLRDIVELIDAVDELLPTAGLGELSWPGEPPRLAVNLHGRGPESIHDLLAQDPLELITYRHPDFPGVDGPDWPAEAHEVDRWCRLLEAARIPADRTDLALPPPPGPSPAAGAVVIHPGAAFAARRWPPDRYARVARALSGEHRVVVTGSAPEAPLVRDVTEAAGLPDEAMLTGGGLAELAATVAEARLVICGDTGVGHLATAYGTPSVLLFGPTPPRLWGPPPDARQHKVLWVGDVGDPHGEAPDPGLLLLREERVLAQAEELLATGASRG; from the coding sequence CTGGCCGTGACCGGTGGCATCCTCGTGCTGCGCGCGCTCGGTCTGGGTGATCTGCTCACCGCGGTTCCCGCGCTGCGGGCACTGCGCCGCGCCTTCGACGGCGAGCGGCTGGTGCTCGCCGCGCCCGAGAACCTGCGCGACATCGTCGAACTGATCGACGCGGTGGACGAGTTGCTCCCGACGGCCGGACTCGGCGAGCTGTCCTGGCCCGGCGAGCCGCCGCGGCTGGCGGTCAACCTGCACGGCCGCGGCCCGGAGAGCATCCACGACCTGCTCGCCCAGGACCCGCTCGAACTGATCACGTACCGGCATCCGGACTTCCCCGGCGTCGACGGCCCGGACTGGCCTGCCGAAGCGCACGAAGTCGACCGCTGGTGCCGTCTGCTCGAGGCCGCCCGAATCCCGGCAGACCGCACCGATCTCGCGCTGCCGCCGCCTCCCGGCCCCAGCCCGGCGGCGGGTGCGGTGGTGATCCATCCCGGCGCCGCGTTCGCCGCCCGGCGCTGGCCGCCGGACCGGTACGCGCGGGTGGCGCGGGCACTCTCCGGAGAGCATCGGGTGGTCGTCACGGGAAGCGCGCCGGAAGCGCCCCTCGTCCGCGACGTCACCGAGGCGGCCGGGCTTCCCGACGAGGCGATGCTCACCGGTGGCGGTCTCGCCGAACTGGCCGCGACCGTGGCCGAAGCTCGGCTGGTGATCTGCGGTGACACCGGCGTCGGGCATCTCGCCACCGCCTATGGGACGCCGTCCGTCCTGCTGTTCGGGCCGACCCCGCCGCGGCTCTGGGGCCCTCCTCCCGATGCCCGGCAGCACAAGGTCCTCTGGGTGGGCGACGTCGGCGATCCGCACGGCGAAGCTCCGGATCCCGGCCTGCTGCTGTTGCGCGAGGAACGCGTCCTCGCGCAGGCCGAAGAACTACTGGCGACGGGGGCTTCCCGTGGGTGA